A single window of Archangium gephyra DNA harbors:
- a CDS encoding AAA-like domain-containing protein, with the protein MARVFISYKRDVTPDQDLAQALYKALKATHEVFIDTSMLVGEKWVERIDAEIRQADFFIALLSPFSVNSEMAQTEIELAYRLHTQKSQPVLLPIRVAYHERLPPPLSGYLSAINWALWEGPEDTPRLLEQLGKAMSGGLQRGTAPAASPTGTAFQEHPPELLEQLARAMSGGSPPGSAALSQPLPSAPLELDATLEGAMDTQSAFYVVRDADGTVTRAVSQKQGTTVTIKGARQMGKSSLLMRGMASALEAGKRVAYLSFQEFDTQTFSDPDLFFQRFCITLSEQLELENQVETYWKKPMGSSQRCGLYMSGHILKNLDAPLVLGLDEVETLFELPFGTDFFGMLRSWHNNRALPTTPVWKKLGIVLVTSTEPFLFIKNLTQSPFNVGQTVELGDFAPEQVAELNRRHGSPLGPKQEQELFTLLGGHPYLIRKALYLVASSSLRVEDLFTQAAEDRGPFGDHLRHLLFRLGSQPQLKSGLREVLHRNVCPDESVFIRLRGAGLVRQEGAAVLPRCELYRRYFRERLHVG; encoded by the coding sequence ATGGCCCGTGTCTTCATCAGCTACAAGCGCGATGTCACGCCCGATCAAGACCTCGCCCAGGCGCTCTACAAGGCGCTCAAGGCCACTCACGAGGTCTTCATCGATACCTCCATGCTCGTGGGCGAGAAGTGGGTGGAGCGCATCGACGCGGAGATCCGCCAGGCGGACTTCTTCATCGCGCTGCTCTCGCCCTTCTCCGTCAACAGTGAGATGGCCCAGACGGAGATCGAACTGGCGTACCGGCTCCACACCCAGAAGAGCCAGCCGGTCCTGCTCCCCATCCGCGTCGCGTACCACGAGCGTCTGCCTCCGCCCCTGAGCGGCTACCTCAGCGCCATCAACTGGGCCCTGTGGGAGGGACCAGAGGACACGCCGCGTCTGCTCGAGCAGCTCGGCAAGGCCATGAGCGGAGGCCTGCAGCGGGGCACCGCACCGGCGGCCTCGCCCACGGGCACCGCCTTCCAGGAGCATCCTCCAGAACTGCTCGAGCAGCTCGCCAGGGCCATGAGCGGAGGCTCGCCTCCTGGCTCCGCCGCTCTGTCACAACCCCTGCCGTCGGCCCCGCTCGAGCTGGATGCGACGCTCGAGGGGGCCATGGACACGCAGTCGGCCTTCTATGTGGTGCGCGACGCCGATGGCACGGTGACGCGGGCCGTCTCGCAGAAGCAGGGCACCACCGTCACCATCAAGGGCGCCCGGCAGATGGGCAAGAGCTCGCTGCTCATGCGCGGCATGGCCTCCGCCCTCGAGGCCGGCAAGCGCGTGGCCTACCTCTCGTTCCAGGAGTTCGACACCCAGACCTTCTCCGACCCGGACCTCTTCTTCCAGCGCTTCTGCATCACCCTGAGTGAGCAGCTCGAGCTGGAGAACCAGGTGGAGACCTACTGGAAGAAGCCCATGGGCAGCAGCCAGCGCTGCGGGCTGTACATGAGCGGCCATATCCTGAAGAACCTGGACGCTCCCCTGGTGCTGGGGCTGGACGAGGTGGAGACGCTCTTCGAGCTGCCTTTCGGCACGGACTTCTTCGGCATGCTGCGCAGCTGGCACAACAACCGCGCGCTGCCGACCACGCCCGTCTGGAAGAAGCTCGGCATCGTCCTGGTGACGTCCACCGAGCCCTTCCTGTTCATCAAGAACCTGACCCAGTCTCCCTTCAACGTGGGGCAGACCGTGGAGCTGGGAGACTTCGCCCCGGAGCAGGTGGCGGAGCTCAACCGGCGGCATGGCTCGCCGCTGGGGCCCAAGCAGGAGCAGGAGCTCTTCACCCTGCTGGGCGGGCACCCGTACCTCATCCGCAAGGCGCTGTACCTGGTGGCCAGCAGCAGCCTGCGCGTGGAGGACCTGTTCACCCAGGCGGCGGAGGACCGGGGGCCGTTTGGAGACCACCTGCGCCACCTGCTCTTCCGGTTGGGCAGCCAGCCCCAGCTCAAGTCGGGGCTGCGCGAGGTGCTGCACCGCAACGTCTGTCCGGACGAGAGCGTGTTCATCCGCCTGAGAGGCGCGGGCCTGGTGCGCCAGGAGGGGGCCGCCGTGCTGCCACGCTGCGAACTGTACCGGCGCTACTTCCGTGAGCGCCTGCATGTGGGCTGA
- a CDS encoding AAA-like domain-containing protein, giving the protein MSDTPLYTVGGTVQAGGGVYLARRADPEMLELCRAGTFAFVLTARQMGKSSLMVRTAEQLYEEGIRSVIIDLTRIGKQVTADQWYVGLLVVLQEQLELSTDVTDWWGLHRDQGPVQRMTRFLEEVVLSEVKQRVVVFVDEIDTTLGMGFTDDFYAAIRYLYNARAGNPELERLSFVLVGVATPGDLIQDEKRTPFNLGQRVELTDFTLEEAAPLAEGLGSSPEEGRRVLEWVLSWTGGHPYLTQRLCQALVDHHAQRTGGGAWTLEGVREVVERTFFAEKSFQDNNLVFVRDMLTRRAPEPERVLRTYQDIRRGRRVLDEERVLVKAHLKLSGVVRREGEVLRVRNAIYERVFTVAWARTQLPVDWRVVRLAALGLVITGFAVLLPLSVLLFMRLADAERNRKAVVEELGKARETNAKAEANMLSVQQDAERIRAQAQEDAAQAKQDAQRLQKDALQAKDEADRFRRDAQRLKGEASLALEKKELAELEISHARTQAEQKLNEAASYVFVNQANATLLGASSALPVSTALSLEAARIHPSAEAMDSLIRGLVQLRQPQARLAHEDNVLAVAFSPAAGLVITASEDKKARLWDAATGRERAVLPHDSPVTAAAFNPDGTLVATASDNGHVRLWNTADGKKLPTAFGHGVSINAVAFSINAVAFSPDGKSLATGSDDNTARLWSTATGQPLSEPLRQHLRRVNAVAFSPDGKLLATASTDRTVRLWKTSNGELQPGHLLHPQAVNAVAFSPDGTLVATASDDRSARLWEVATRLPRSVVLSHDKAVMSVAFSPDGKRLATASSDKTARLWEVETGRPLVFLPHDKAVNGVAFSPDGKRVATASDDKMARLWEVAPRPPLVLLPHEKAVTATAFSPDGRTVVTASEDNAARLWRVDKGEPVARPLRHDARIRAVAFSPEGTRVATASEDKTARLWSASTGASLASLPHGGKVLAVAFSPDGGSLLTASEDKTARLWDAATGRQRALLSHDSAVNAVAFSPEGGSVATASHDGTARLWNAATGELQAGPLRHGASILAVVFSPEGTRVATASEDNTVRLWDRATGESLGEPLKHDFFVTSLAFSPDGRSLVTASEDISARVWDVATGEQRLLLPHANTVTAVAFSPDGTRVATASEDESARLWDAATGRRLAHLPHTSRVLSVAFSPDGTRVATASGDGTARVWPVRPEDWSQVACSLLPRNLTPQEWPADVAVVVPYRKTCPGLP; this is encoded by the coding sequence GTGAGCGACACGCCCCTGTACACAGTCGGCGGAACCGTGCAGGCGGGTGGGGGTGTCTACCTGGCCCGGCGAGCGGACCCGGAGATGCTGGAGTTGTGCCGGGCCGGCACCTTCGCCTTCGTCCTGACGGCGCGGCAGATGGGCAAGTCGAGCCTGATGGTTCGCACCGCCGAGCAGCTCTACGAAGAGGGCATCCGCTCGGTCATCATCGACCTGACGCGCATCGGCAAGCAGGTGACGGCGGACCAGTGGTACGTGGGCCTGCTGGTCGTCCTCCAGGAGCAGCTCGAGCTGAGCACGGACGTGACGGACTGGTGGGGCCTCCATCGCGACCAGGGGCCCGTGCAGCGCATGACGCGCTTCCTGGAAGAGGTGGTGCTCTCCGAGGTGAAGCAGCGCGTGGTGGTGTTCGTGGACGAGATCGACACCACCCTCGGCATGGGCTTCACCGACGATTTCTACGCCGCCATCCGCTACCTCTACAACGCGCGGGCCGGCAACCCGGAGCTGGAGCGGCTCTCCTTCGTGCTCGTGGGCGTGGCCACGCCGGGAGACCTCATCCAGGACGAGAAGCGCACCCCCTTCAACCTCGGGCAGCGCGTGGAGCTCACGGACTTCACCCTGGAGGAGGCGGCGCCACTGGCCGAGGGGCTGGGCAGCTCGCCCGAGGAGGGCAGGCGGGTGCTGGAGTGGGTGCTGTCCTGGACGGGCGGACACCCCTACCTGACGCAGCGGCTGTGCCAGGCCCTCGTCGACCACCACGCGCAGCGGACCGGCGGCGGCGCCTGGACCCTCGAGGGTGTGCGGGAGGTGGTGGAGCGGACCTTCTTCGCGGAGAAGAGCTTCCAGGACAACAACCTGGTGTTCGTCCGCGACATGCTCACCCGGCGCGCGCCGGAGCCCGAGCGGGTGCTCAGGACCTACCAGGACATCCGGCGCGGCCGCCGGGTGCTCGACGAGGAGCGCGTGCTGGTGAAGGCGCACCTCAAACTCTCGGGCGTGGTGCGCCGCGAGGGCGAGGTGCTGCGGGTACGCAACGCCATCTACGAGCGCGTCTTCACCGTGGCCTGGGCCCGGACCCAGCTCCCGGTGGATTGGCGGGTGGTGCGGCTGGCCGCCCTCGGGCTCGTCATCACCGGCTTCGCCGTGCTCCTGCCCCTCTCCGTGCTGCTGTTCATGCGGCTGGCGGACGCGGAGCGGAATCGCAAGGCGGTCGTCGAGGAGTTGGGCAAGGCGCGGGAGACCAATGCCAAGGCCGAGGCCAATATGCTCTCGGTGCAACAGGATGCCGAGAGGATCCGGGCCCAGGCGCAGGAAGATGCGGCCCAGGCGAAGCAGGATGCGCAGAGGCTCCAGAAGGACGCCCTCCAGGCCAAGGACGAGGCCGACAGGTTCCGCAGGGACGCGCAGCGGCTGAAGGGAGAGGCGAGCCTGGCCCTGGAGAAGAAGGAACTGGCGGAGCTGGAGATCTCCCACGCCAGGACCCAGGCCGAGCAGAAGCTGAACGAGGCCGCCTCCTATGTGTTCGTGAACCAGGCGAATGCCACGCTGCTCGGAGCCTCCTCGGCCCTGCCCGTCAGCACCGCGCTCTCCCTGGAAGCCGCGCGCATCCATCCCTCCGCCGAGGCCATGGACTCGCTCATCCGGGGACTCGTCCAGCTCCGTCAGCCCCAGGCCCGCCTGGCCCACGAGGACAACGTCCTGGCGGTGGCCTTCAGCCCCGCGGCGGGCCTGGTCATCACCGCCAGTGAGGACAAGAAGGCACGGTTGTGGGACGCCGCCACGGGCCGCGAGCGGGCCGTGCTGCCCCACGACAGCCCCGTCACCGCCGCGGCCTTCAACCCGGATGGCACGCTCGTGGCCACCGCGAGTGACAATGGCCACGTGCGGCTGTGGAACACCGCCGACGGGAAGAAGCTGCCCACGGCCTTCGGCCATGGCGTCTCCATCAACGCCGTGGCCTTCAGTATCAACGCCGTGGCCTTCAGTCCGGACGGCAAGAGCCTGGCCACCGGCAGTGATGACAACACCGCGCGCTTGTGGAGCACGGCCACCGGCCAGCCCCTGAGCGAGCCCCTGCGGCAACATCTGCGCCGCGTCAACGCCGTGGCCTTCAGCCCGGATGGGAAGTTGCTGGCCACCGCCAGCACGGACAGGACCGTGCGCCTGTGGAAGACGTCCAATGGGGAGCTCCAGCCCGGGCACCTGCTCCATCCACAGGCCGTCAACGCCGTGGCCTTCAGTCCGGATGGCACGCTCGTGGCCACGGCCAGCGATGACAGGAGCGCCCGGCTCTGGGAGGTGGCGACCCGCCTGCCCAGGAGTGTGGTGCTGTCCCATGACAAGGCCGTCATGTCCGTGGCCTTCAGTCCGGATGGCAAGCGCCTGGCCACCGCCAGCAGCGACAAGACGGCGCGCCTGTGGGAGGTGGAGACCGGACGGCCGCTCGTGTTCCTTCCCCATGACAAGGCCGTCAACGGTGTCGCCTTCAGTCCGGATGGCAAGCGCGTGGCCACCGCCAGCGATGACAAGATGGCGCGGCTGTGGGAGGTCGCTCCCCGCCCGCCGCTCGTACTCCTGCCGCACGAAAAGGCCGTCACCGCCACGGCTTTCAGCCCCGATGGCAGGACCGTGGTCACCGCCAGCGAGGACAACGCCGCGCGCCTGTGGCGTGTGGACAAGGGCGAGCCCGTGGCCAGGCCCTTGCGGCATGACGCCCGCATCCGGGCCGTGGCCTTCAGCCCGGAGGGCACCCGCGTGGCCACCGCCAGCGAGGACAAGACGGCACGGCTGTGGAGCGCGTCCACGGGCGCGTCCCTGGCGTCCCTGCCTCATGGCGGCAAGGTGCTGGCCGTGGCCTTCAGCCCCGACGGCGGCTCGCTCCTCACCGCCAGTGAGGACAAGACCGCACGGCTCTGGGATGCCGCCACGGGGCGCCAGCGGGCGCTGCTCTCCCATGACAGCGCCGTCAACGCCGTGGCCTTCAGCCCGGAGGGCGGGAGCGTGGCCACCGCCAGTCATGACGGCACCGCGCGCCTGTGGAACGCGGCCACCGGCGAGCTCCAGGCCGGCCCCCTGCGGCACGGCGCCAGCATCCTCGCCGTGGTCTTCAGCCCGGAGGGCACCCGCGTGGCCACCGCCAGCGAGGACAACACCGTGCGCCTGTGGGACAGGGCCACCGGTGAGTCCCTGGGCGAGCCCCTGAAGCATGACTTCTTCGTCACTTCCCTGGCCTTCAGCCCGGACGGAAGGAGCCTGGTCACCGCCAGCGAGGACATCTCCGCGCGCGTGTGGGACGTGGCCACGGGCGAGCAGCGGCTGCTGTTGCCGCACGCCAACACCGTCACCGCCGTGGCCTTCAGCCCGGATGGCACGCGCGTGGCCACCGCCAGCGAGGACGAATCGGCACGCTTGTGGGATGCCGCCACCGGCCGCCGGCTCGCGCATCTGCCGCACACCAGCCGCGTCCTCTCCGTGGCCTTCAGCCCGGATGGCACGCGCGTGGCCACCGCCAGCGGAGATGGCACCGCGCGCGTGTGGCCCGTGCGGCCCGAGGACTGGAGCCAGGTCGCGTGCTCCCTGCTGCCCCGCAACCTGACTCCCCAGGAGTGGCCCGCCGATGTGGCCGTGGTTGTACCCTACCGGAAGACGTGCCCCGGCCTGCCCTGA
- a CDS encoding isochorismatase family protein produces the protein MPTFRLKRDQASLLVVDIQERLTAAMERDALDRMLNRTNAAIEGAKALELPILVTEQYPKGLGPTHSLVKMRLGNYSAVEKIDFTACVPEVATRLGERKQVILIGMETHVCVFQTVRDLADKGFTPFLCADAVMSRHPEDRRVGLDMCREAGAHIVTVEAVLFDLLGCAGTPEFKKVSAAVR, from the coding sequence ATGCCCACCTTCCGCCTCAAGAGAGACCAGGCCTCGCTGCTCGTCGTGGACATCCAGGAGCGCCTGACCGCCGCCATGGAGCGGGACGCGCTCGACCGGATGCTCAACCGCACCAATGCCGCCATCGAGGGTGCCAAGGCACTCGAGCTGCCCATCCTCGTCACCGAGCAGTACCCCAAAGGTTTGGGGCCCACGCACTCGCTGGTGAAGATGCGGCTGGGCAACTACTCCGCCGTGGAGAAGATCGACTTCACCGCCTGCGTGCCGGAGGTGGCCACTCGGCTGGGCGAGCGCAAGCAGGTCATCCTGATCGGCATGGAGACGCACGTGTGTGTCTTCCAGACGGTGCGCGACCTGGCGGACAAGGGCTTCACCCCGTTCCTCTGCGCGGACGCCGTGATGTCTCGCCACCCGGAGGACCGGCGGGTGGGCCTGGACATGTGCCGCGAGGCGGGTGCCCACATCGTCACCGTGGAGGCCGTGCTGTTCGATCTGCTCGGGTGCGCGGGCACCCCCGAGTTCAAGAAGGTCTCCGCCGCCGTCCGCTAG
- a CDS encoding cyclic nucleotide-binding/CBS domain-containing protein, whose translation MTPPQRVTKLADMKGHARNLMTAPVKSVSLGTPLSDIAILLVEERISGAPVTDDDGRVLGMISELDIMNALLRGLPLRTPVDEVMTSPVQTVNEFDLTDEVMELFRKHRIHHLPVVREEKLLGMITPSDVIRFLAEDLPENGRMA comes from the coding sequence TTGACGCCCCCCCAACGCGTGACCAAGCTCGCGGACATGAAGGGACATGCCCGCAACCTGATGACCGCGCCGGTGAAGTCCGTCTCCCTGGGGACGCCGCTGTCCGACATCGCCATCCTGCTCGTCGAGGAGCGCATCAGTGGTGCGCCGGTGACGGACGACGATGGGCGGGTGCTGGGCATGATCAGCGAGCTGGACATCATGAACGCCCTGCTCCGGGGCCTGCCGCTGCGCACCCCGGTGGACGAGGTGATGACCTCGCCCGTGCAGACGGTGAACGAGTTCGATCTCACCGACGAGGTGATGGAGCTCTTCCGCAAGCACCGCATCCACCACCTGCCCGTGGTGCGCGAGGAGAAGCTGCTGGGGATGATCACCCCCTCGGACGTCATCCGCTTCCTGGCCGAGGACCTGCCCGAGAACGGCCGGATGGCCTGA
- a CDS encoding alpha/beta fold hydrolase, which produces MSDPLHLDDWGGTGPVLHLAHANGFPPGTYRKLIERLKTRHHVFTLRSRGLVPGTDPHSLRDWEDMADDLAGALRARGLEGVVGVGHSMGGVATLLASVKNPGLFRAVVALDPVLFTGTRLLAIQALTLLGMRSRVPPASLARRRRETWGSREEAATSYRKKPLFRRFDPECFQDYLTHGLTEVPGGGFRLTIPTAWEARIFETSPRGVWRKLRSVKVPTLVLRGSDSDTLLPEALARAGRTIPGARAEELPGTHLFPLEHPEECGQRLLTFLEEAAPHRA; this is translated from the coding sequence ATGAGCGACCCCCTGCACCTGGATGATTGGGGTGGCACCGGCCCGGTGCTGCACCTCGCGCACGCCAACGGCTTCCCCCCGGGCACCTACCGCAAGCTCATCGAGCGCCTCAAGACGCGCCACCACGTCTTCACCCTGCGCAGCCGCGGCCTCGTGCCGGGGACGGATCCACACTCCCTGCGGGACTGGGAGGACATGGCCGATGACCTCGCCGGGGCCCTGCGCGCGCGCGGCCTGGAGGGCGTGGTGGGCGTGGGCCACAGCATGGGCGGCGTGGCCACCCTGCTCGCCTCGGTGAAGAACCCGGGCCTCTTCCGGGCCGTGGTGGCGTTGGATCCGGTGCTGTTCACGGGCACGCGGCTGCTGGCCATCCAGGCGCTGACGCTGCTCGGGATGCGGAGCCGGGTTCCTCCCGCGAGCCTGGCCCGCCGCCGCCGCGAGACGTGGGGCTCGCGCGAGGAGGCCGCCACGAGCTACCGCAAGAAGCCCCTCTTCCGGCGCTTCGACCCCGAGTGCTTCCAGGACTACCTCACCCACGGCCTCACCGAGGTGCCCGGAGGCGGCTTCCGGCTCACCATCCCCACCGCCTGGGAGGCCCGCATCTTCGAGACCTCACCGCGCGGGGTGTGGCGCAAGCTGCGCTCGGTGAAGGTGCCCACGCTCGTGCTGCGCGGGAGCGACTCGGACACGCTCCTGCCGGAGGCCCTGGCGCGCGCCGGACGGACCATCCCCGGAGCCCGCGCCGAGGAGCTGCCCGGCACCCACCTCTTCCCGCTGGAGCACCCGGAGGAGTGCGGTCAGCGCCTCCTCACGTTCCTCGAGGAGGCGGCCCCGCACCGGGCGTGA
- a CDS encoding tetratricopeptide repeat protein: MLTRHLRAEEPSLFPSTPWDDVPDLELPTPPLHEGLGRAHLEVSTRVPLAQAYFDQGLRLMHLGWGAEARRSFAEAARRDPQLAMAYWGLALTRGAGARFATDRADAIHKALTLSEGTSDAEQRYIVAATFLADKGPANGRHGFVREMEALVDNFPEDAEARLLLAGFLSDGYEPDGRPGAGQPYAQALLRELLRTHPHHEGVHHAWVQVMVESARPEAALESARRLRLLAPRVGTALLGSGRLMLRTGHTREAREVLEAVVAADDAWLSQESLPESAAPAAGLALRLLVQACADAGRYGEAQAWARRLRQRVESMTPHSGQALVFAAGALSSVHLRFGFWRAAADLRVELSPESSVAERGLLTGMETYARGLRALETGKLVEAERVCDELDALHPPLSEERKAEHRLLCPRDVARVVELAACELRGALESRQGDFARAEASLIKAMRLERRLRAPGPSAFSRPARETLARSRMRGGREDKAVELAEALVKERSGSGHAWLLLAEVHVARGSFAEAASAFASFLDCWRDADPQLPELRRARAFLVGRGGVSVAASRPVNVIPLRALENVSC; this comes from the coding sequence ATGCTGACGCGACACCTTCGAGCCGAGGAGCCTTCCCTCTTCCCCTCCACGCCCTGGGACGACGTCCCCGACCTGGAGCTGCCCACGCCTCCGTTGCACGAGGGGCTGGGACGCGCGCACCTCGAGGTGAGCACCCGGGTTCCCCTGGCCCAGGCGTACTTCGACCAGGGCCTGCGTCTGATGCACCTCGGTTGGGGCGCCGAGGCGCGGCGCTCCTTCGCGGAGGCCGCCCGGCGGGATCCCCAGCTCGCCATGGCGTACTGGGGCCTGGCCCTGACGCGCGGTGCCGGCGCGCGCTTCGCGACGGATCGGGCGGACGCCATCCACAAGGCGCTCACCCTCAGCGAGGGCACCTCGGACGCGGAGCAGCGCTACATCGTCGCGGCCACCTTCCTGGCGGACAAGGGCCCCGCCAACGGCCGCCACGGCTTCGTGCGGGAGATGGAGGCGCTCGTCGACAACTTCCCCGAGGACGCCGAGGCGCGCCTGCTGCTCGCCGGTTTCCTCTCGGATGGGTACGAGCCGGATGGGCGTCCCGGCGCGGGCCAGCCCTACGCCCAGGCCCTGCTGCGCGAGTTGCTGCGCACGCACCCCCACCACGAGGGCGTCCACCACGCCTGGGTGCAGGTGATGGTGGAGAGCGCCCGGCCCGAGGCGGCCCTGGAGAGCGCCCGGCGCCTGCGGCTGCTGGCGCCTCGCGTGGGGACGGCCCTGCTCGGCTCCGGCCGGTTGATGCTGCGCACCGGCCACACCCGCGAGGCCCGCGAGGTGCTCGAGGCGGTGGTGGCCGCGGATGACGCCTGGCTCTCCCAGGAGTCCCTGCCCGAGTCCGCCGCACCCGCCGCGGGCCTGGCGCTGCGCCTGCTCGTCCAGGCGTGTGCCGACGCGGGACGGTATGGCGAGGCCCAGGCCTGGGCGCGCCGTCTGCGCCAGCGCGTGGAGTCGATGACGCCGCACTCCGGACAGGCGCTCGTGTTCGCCGCCGGTGCGCTCTCCAGCGTGCACCTGCGCTTCGGCTTCTGGCGCGCGGCGGCGGACCTGCGCGTGGAGCTCTCGCCGGAGTCGAGCGTGGCCGAGCGGGGATTGCTCACCGGCATGGAGACGTATGCCCGGGGACTGCGCGCCCTGGAGACGGGCAAGCTGGTGGAGGCGGAGCGGGTGTGTGACGAGCTCGACGCGCTGCACCCGCCGCTGTCCGAGGAGCGCAAGGCCGAGCACCGTCTGCTCTGCCCGCGCGACGTCGCCCGGGTGGTGGAGCTGGCGGCGTGTGAGCTGCGGGGCGCCCTGGAGTCACGTCAGGGGGACTTCGCCCGCGCCGAGGCCTCGCTCATCAAGGCCATGCGGCTGGAGCGCCGGCTGCGTGCGCCGGGGCCCTCCGCCTTCTCCCGCCCCGCCCGTGAGACGCTGGCCCGCTCGCGGATGCGTGGCGGCCGTGAGGACAAGGCGGTGGAGCTGGCCGAGGCGCTCGTGAAGGAGCGGTCCGGCAGTGGCCATGCCTGGCTCCTCCTCGCCGAGGTGCACGTGGCCCGGGGCTCCTTCGCCGAGGCGGCTTCCGCCTTCGCCTCCTTCCTGGACTGCTGGCGTGACGCGGATCCACAGCTGCCGGAGCTCCGGCGCGCCCGGGCCTTCCTCGTGGGCCGGGGTGGGGTGAGCGTGGCGGCCTCGAGGCCCGTCAACGTCATCCCGCTTCGCGCGCTGGAGAATGTCTCCTGCTGA
- a CDS encoding thiamine pyrophosphate-binding protein, producing MGMVTGGQLVGRMLKKEGVRHIFTLSGLHVAPIYAGCVEEGIQVIDTRHEQAAAHAADAYARVTRGVGVAVVTAGPGVTDALTGVANAHAASSPMILLGGAAPIFNQSRGSLQEMEQVDLFHRISKWSDRVPTPELVPAYLAKAFRVALSGRPGPVFLELAWDVLCNGVDEDTLQIPKSYRTDARQAPDPRKVDEAMALLKSAERPAIIAGSSVYWDGAWDALRRFAETAQIPVFLNGAGRGCLPAGHPLFFQHTRKEALSGADLVFVIGTPFDFRLNYGAEPTFSAESKIVQVDIDPTEVGRNRVVDVGIISDSYSALTAFADAASKGKRDSFLSGLREREQKKLRDLEIWTKDDSSPIHHYRLAKEMSDVANGPGQDPVFIADGGNWVALAAKVVELRRPGRWLDPGPLGCLGVGAPFALASKVLHPERTHWIIQGDGSFGLNGFDFETALRFKLPMVCVVGNDAAWGQIRLPQVQMFGEDKSPGTLLAPTRYDKVVEAFGGHGEFVTEPSQIRPALERALASGTVACVNVMLDPEAPVKAGAMGYAV from the coding sequence ATGGGCATGGTCACTGGAGGACAGCTCGTCGGACGGATGCTGAAGAAGGAGGGCGTCCGGCACATCTTCACCCTCTCGGGGCTGCACGTGGCCCCCATCTACGCCGGGTGCGTGGAAGAGGGCATCCAGGTCATCGACACGCGCCACGAGCAGGCGGCCGCCCACGCGGCGGATGCCTATGCCCGGGTGACGCGCGGCGTGGGCGTGGCGGTGGTGACGGCCGGCCCCGGCGTGACGGACGCGCTCACCGGCGTGGCCAACGCGCACGCCGCCAGCTCGCCGATGATCCTCCTGGGCGGCGCGGCCCCCATCTTCAACCAGAGCCGCGGCTCGCTGCAGGAGATGGAGCAGGTGGACCTCTTCCACCGCATCTCCAAGTGGTCGGATCGCGTTCCCACCCCGGAGCTGGTACCGGCGTACCTCGCCAAGGCCTTCCGCGTGGCGCTCTCCGGACGGCCGGGGCCCGTGTTCCTGGAGCTCGCCTGGGACGTGCTCTGCAACGGCGTGGACGAGGACACCCTGCAGATTCCCAAGAGCTACCGCACGGACGCGCGGCAGGCGCCGGATCCGCGCAAGGTGGACGAGGCCATGGCGCTGCTCAAGTCCGCCGAGCGCCCGGCCATCATCGCCGGCTCGTCGGTGTACTGGGACGGGGCGTGGGACGCGCTGCGCCGCTTCGCGGAGACCGCGCAGATTCCCGTGTTCCTCAATGGCGCGGGACGCGGCTGTCTGCCGGCGGGCCATCCGCTCTTCTTCCAGCACACGCGCAAGGAGGCGCTGAGCGGGGCGGACCTGGTGTTCGTCATCGGCACGCCCTTCGACTTCCGGCTCAACTACGGCGCCGAGCCCACCTTCAGCGCCGAGTCGAAGATCGTCCAGGTGGACATCGATCCGACGGAGGTGGGGCGCAACCGCGTGGTGGACGTGGGCATCATCTCGGACAGCTACAGCGCGCTCACCGCCTTCGCGGACGCGGCGTCCAAGGGCAAGCGGGACTCCTTCCTCTCGGGGCTGCGCGAGCGCGAGCAGAAGAAGCTGCGCGACCTGGAGATCTGGACGAAGGACGACAGCTCGCCCATCCACCACTACCGGCTGGCCAAGGAGATGTCGGACGTGGCCAACGGGCCCGGGCAGGATCCGGTGTTCATCGCCGATGGTGGCAACTGGGTGGCCCTGGCCGCCAAGGTGGTGGAGCTGCGCCGGCCGGGCCGGTGGTTGGATCCGGGTCCGCTCGGGTGCCTGGGCGTGGGCGCGCCGTTCGCCCTGGCCTCGAAGGTGCTCCACCCCGAGCGCACGCATTGGATCATCCAGGGCGACGGCTCGTTCGGCCTCAACGGCTTCGACTTCGAGACGGCGCTGCGCTTCAAGCTGCCCATGGTGTGCGTGGTGGGCAACGACGCCGCCTGGGGGCAGATCCGCCTGCCGCAGGTGCAGATGTTCGGCGAGGACAAGTCGCCGGGCACGCTGCTGGCTCCCACCCGCTACGACAAGGTGGTGGAGGCGTTCGGCGGCCATGGCGAGTTCGTGACGGAGCCGTCACAGATCCGCCCCGCGCTCGAGCGCGCCCTGGCCAGCGGCACCGTGGCGTGCGTCAACGTGATGCTCGACCCGGAGGCGCCGGTGAAGGCGGGCGCCATGGGCTACGCCGTCTGA